A part of Planococcus sp. MB-3u-03 genomic DNA contains:
- a CDS encoding enoyl-CoA hydratase/isomerase family protein, whose amino-acid sequence MTKHWDAVHLETTDSIAVVTLDHQPLNVLSDAVLEQLEQAFDALQETQVRAVVLRSASAKAFAAGADISQFPELTKMSGIELLEKGKRIFDKLTEGKAPVICAVHGLALGAGLELALACDIRIADHSAKFGLPETGLGILPGYGGTQRLSRLVGPGKAKELVLSGVWLNGQEAYEAKLVERLVPEGQAFETAYALAEQIAGKGPLAVAFAKEAIDEGLDLPLSEAQFLETRMFAKLVGTEDMDEGVQAFIEKRKPNFTGK is encoded by the coding sequence ATGACGAAGCATTGGGATGCTGTACATCTGGAAACAACTGATTCCATCGCGGTGGTCACGCTAGATCACCAGCCGCTCAATGTATTGAGCGATGCGGTTTTGGAACAGTTGGAACAAGCCTTTGATGCTTTGCAGGAAACACAGGTGCGGGCGGTCGTGCTGCGCTCGGCAAGCGCCAAGGCATTTGCTGCCGGCGCGGACATCAGCCAATTTCCGGAACTGACTAAAATGAGCGGCATCGAATTGCTGGAAAAGGGAAAACGGATTTTCGACAAGCTGACGGAAGGGAAAGCCCCTGTCATCTGCGCAGTTCATGGCTTAGCGCTTGGTGCAGGGCTGGAACTGGCACTTGCCTGCGACATACGCATTGCGGACCACAGCGCAAAATTCGGGCTGCCTGAAACGGGTCTTGGCATATTGCCAGGATACGGCGGAACACAGCGGCTTTCCCGTCTGGTCGGACCCGGAAAAGCGAAGGAACTCGTCCTCTCAGGAGTTTGGCTCAACGGACAGGAAGCTTACGAAGCGAAACTCGTTGAGCGGCTGGTGCCAGAGGGGCAAGCGTTTGAAACGGCTTATGCATTGGCGGAACAAATTGCCGGAAAAGGGCCGCTTGCAGTCGCCTTCGCAAAAGAAGCGATTGATGAAGGCTTGGATTTGCCTCTATCCGAAGCGCAGTTTTTGGAAACGCGGATGTTCGCGAAGCTGGTCGGCACGGAAGACATGGATGAAGGCGTTCAAGCCTTCATTGAAAAACGCAAACCGAATTTCACAGGGAAATGA
- a CDS encoding quinone oxidoreductase family protein: MKAIIAETTGPPEVLKLQEAPKPIAKDHEVLIKVEAISVNFADIKARLGQYHGVANNEPFTPGLDCAGIVEETGSAVTGFSAGDRVRAFPASGSYAEYVVASDQLVYKIPDSVSFEEAAATLTVGITAYNVLHEVARIQPGESVLIHAAAGGIGTTAIQLAKLAGISEIYGTVGSEEKMKVAEDLGAIAVNYRESNFAEVVAELTGGKGVDVILDTIAGENFERSLDILAPFGRIVSFGHANEGSVPGTVKTDALHSSCRAVLGYSTGTYRKQRPGFLKNAEAAISELLEQRQLNVSITGRYPLEQAAQAHALMESRKSTGKLVLLP, encoded by the coding sequence ATGAAAGCGATCATTGCAGAAACGACCGGCCCTCCTGAAGTGCTGAAGCTTCAGGAAGCGCCGAAACCAATAGCGAAAGACCATGAAGTGCTCATTAAAGTCGAAGCGATCAGTGTCAATTTTGCCGATATTAAAGCGCGTCTCGGACAATATCATGGCGTGGCAAATAACGAGCCGTTCACGCCAGGGCTGGATTGCGCAGGCATCGTAGAAGAAACAGGCAGCGCAGTGACCGGCTTTTCAGCAGGAGACCGGGTGCGCGCTTTCCCAGCTTCCGGGTCCTATGCGGAATATGTCGTCGCTTCTGACCAGCTTGTCTACAAGATCCCGGACAGCGTCTCCTTTGAGGAAGCGGCAGCGACCTTGACTGTCGGCATCACTGCCTATAATGTGCTGCACGAAGTCGCCCGGATACAGCCGGGTGAATCAGTCTTGATCCACGCAGCAGCCGGCGGCATCGGCACGACCGCGATCCAATTGGCGAAACTTGCTGGCATCTCGGAAATCTACGGAACGGTCGGCAGTGAAGAGAAGATGAAAGTGGCGGAAGACCTTGGCGCTATTGCGGTCAATTATCGTGAGAGTAACTTCGCGGAAGTGGTCGCTGAACTGACGGGCGGCAAAGGTGTCGACGTCATCTTAGATACGATCGCCGGTGAAAACTTCGAGCGCAGCCTGGATATCCTGGCACCGTTCGGCCGCATTGTGTCATTCGGCCATGCCAATGAAGGATCTGTTCCAGGAACGGTCAAAACAGACGCACTTCATTCAAGTTGCCGGGCGGTACTTGGGTACAGCACTGGCACCTACCGCAAGCAGCGTCCAGGGTTTTTGAAGAATGCAGAAGCGGCAATCAGCGAACTGCTCGAACAGCGTCAGCTGAACGTGTCGATCACTGGGCGTTATCCGCTGGAACAAGCAGCGCAAGCCCATGCGCTTATGGAAAGCCGGAAAAGTACAGGGAAACTGGTATTGCTTCCTTAA
- a CDS encoding enoyl-CoA hydratase-related protein encodes MYETIKTELSDGILTLTLNRPDKMNAYTEQMNEELLDFYRKVDDDDEVRVIVVTGAGRAFCAGMDLSDGGSTFASEQSAEEYRDLGGQVSNRVYEVKKPIIAAINGPAVGIGMTMTLPMDIRIVKKDAKIGFVFGRRGISPEASSGWFLPRIVGIGKALEWTLTGRYIPTSEAVEAGLMQYESEDPLEKAYEIARDIAENTAATSNSFTRQLLWKMLGADHPHESHLAESKFLHWAGQNADADEGIQSFVDKRKAEFPMKASELPDFFNVKK; translated from the coding sequence TTGTACGAAACCATTAAAACCGAATTATCGGACGGGATCCTGACATTGACCTTGAACCGTCCCGATAAAATGAATGCCTATACGGAACAAATGAACGAAGAGCTATTGGATTTCTACCGCAAAGTGGATGACGACGACGAAGTGCGCGTCATTGTCGTGACTGGTGCCGGTCGGGCGTTTTGTGCCGGGATGGACTTATCGGACGGCGGCTCGACCTTCGCTTCCGAACAAAGCGCGGAAGAATATCGGGACCTCGGCGGGCAGGTCAGCAACCGAGTTTATGAAGTGAAAAAACCGATCATCGCCGCCATCAATGGCCCTGCGGTCGGCATCGGCATGACCATGACTTTGCCGATGGATATCCGCATCGTCAAAAAGGATGCAAAAATCGGCTTCGTCTTCGGGCGTCGCGGTATCAGTCCGGAAGCTTCATCCGGCTGGTTTTTGCCGCGCATCGTCGGCATCGGAAAAGCACTCGAATGGACTTTGACGGGCCGCTATATTCCGACTTCAGAAGCGGTGGAAGCGGGGCTCATGCAATATGAATCGGAAGACCCGCTTGAAAAAGCATATGAAATTGCGCGGGACATTGCAGAAAATACTGCCGCCACCTCCAATAGCTTTACGCGCCAATTATTGTGGAAAATGCTTGGTGCAGATCATCCACATGAGTCGCATCTCGCAGAATCGAAGTTCCTCCACTGGGCGGGGCAAAATGCTGATGCGGATGAAGGCATCCAATCCTTTGTCGACAAGCGCAAAGCCGAGTTTCCGATGAAAGCGAGCGAACTTCCTGATTTCTTCAATGTGAAAAAATGA
- a CDS encoding NAD(P)H-dependent flavin oxidoreductase has protein sequence MTKLPVIVAPMFLVSTPQMVIESGRAGVIGSFPLLNARPAEECARWLVEVKEALGDIPWAVNFISHRGSNKRYDEDVELIREHQPPIVITSLGSPAEVLEIVHAYGGLVYSDVANAKHAKKAAQSGVDGLILVCAGAGGHGGTLNPFAFIAAVKKFFDGTIILSGSLSTGQDVAAALLMGADYAYMGTRFLAVKESSAPEEYKQMVIDSSIEDILYTDSFSGVPVNVLIPSLEKQGIDPKTLKPKKEVDLSHLVNAKAWRDIWSAGHGVTTVTKRETVKEAVGQLEREYEEGVKALVRNH, from the coding sequence ATGACTAAACTGCCTGTTATCGTGGCGCCGATGTTTCTCGTATCGACGCCTCAAATGGTCATTGAATCAGGGCGTGCCGGCGTCATCGGTTCCTTTCCTTTATTGAATGCGCGTCCCGCGGAAGAATGCGCGAGATGGCTCGTTGAAGTGAAAGAAGCGCTCGGCGATATTCCATGGGCGGTCAATTTCATCAGCCACCGCGGCTCGAACAAGCGCTACGATGAAGATGTCGAATTGATCCGCGAGCATCAGCCGCCGATTGTCATCACCTCGCTCGGATCGCCCGCAGAAGTGCTTGAAATCGTCCACGCATACGGCGGCCTTGTCTATTCCGATGTGGCAAACGCCAAGCATGCGAAAAAAGCGGCACAAAGCGGCGTCGATGGATTGATCCTTGTGTGCGCGGGAGCCGGCGGGCACGGGGGCACACTTAATCCGTTCGCTTTCATTGCAGCGGTCAAAAAGTTCTTCGACGGCACGATCATCCTGTCGGGTTCTTTGTCCACCGGGCAAGATGTGGCAGCTGCTTTATTGATGGGCGCAGATTATGCCTATATGGGTACGCGTTTTTTGGCGGTCAAAGAAAGCAGCGCTCCCGAAGAGTATAAGCAGATGGTGATTGATTCCTCAATCGAAGATATTTTATATACCGATTCATTCAGCGGCGTTCCGGTGAATGTCCTCATCCCGAGCCTTGAAAAACAAGGGATCGATCCGAAAACCTTGAAGCCGAAAAAGGAAGTCGACCTATCCCATCTCGTCAATGCCAAGGCGTGGCGGGATATTTGGTCGGCCGGACATGGCGTGACGACAGTGACGAAGCGCGAGACGGTCAAGGAGGCCGTCGGGCAATTGGAACGGGAATACGAAGAAGGAGTGAAGGCGCTTGTACGAAACCATTAA
- a CDS encoding FAS1-like dehydratase domain-containing protein, with the protein MEQEFHYAPFRVEAGKIREFALALGLRNPIYFDRQAALDAGYPDIPAPPTYTTVIDFWNERDFYQLFAAWGLDPNDILHGEQSFEYEKNIISGDVISATAVLTDRFDKKTSAFT; encoded by the coding sequence ATGGAACAGGAATTTCACTACGCGCCGTTTCGCGTAGAAGCCGGGAAGATTCGCGAGTTCGCACTGGCACTCGGCTTAAGGAATCCGATTTATTTTGACAGGCAAGCAGCACTGGATGCGGGATATCCGGATATTCCGGCTCCGCCTACATACACAACAGTCATCGATTTCTGGAATGAACGGGATTTCTATCAATTATTCGCGGCCTGGGGACTGGACCCGAATGACATTTTGCACGGAGAGCAAAGTTTCGAATACGAAAAGAATATTATCAGCGGCGATGTCATTTCAGCAACGGCCGTGCTGACGGATCGATTCGATAAAAAGACAAGCGCTTTTACCTGA
- a CDS encoding MaoC/PaaZ C-terminal domain-containing protein, producing the protein MAQNLPDIQKQALAPIDMVRYSGASGDFNEIHTVPKVARSKGFKEPIVHGMLLMGWAADALDEWFPGRKLSKFTVRFVGMAHAGEAFVIEGVLTTDNTGELQIKDASGTGKLVGSFEME; encoded by the coding sequence ATGGCGCAGAATTTGCCGGACATCCAAAAACAAGCACTCGCGCCGATTGATATGGTGCGCTATTCAGGTGCTTCAGGCGATTTTAATGAAATCCACACGGTACCGAAAGTCGCCCGCAGCAAAGGATTCAAGGAACCGATCGTCCACGGCATGTTATTGATGGGCTGGGCTGCAGATGCACTGGATGAGTGGTTTCCGGGCAGGAAGCTGAGTAAATTCACCGTGCGTTTTGTCGGCATGGCACATGCAGGGGAAGCGTTCGTTATTGAAGGGGTATTGACGACGGATAATACCGGTGAGCTGCAGATCAAAGATGCTTCCGGAACAGGAAAGCTCGTCGGAAGCTTTGAAATGGAATGA
- a CDS encoding acetyl-CoA C-acetyltransferase, producing MKHVYLVDGARTAFGAFGGSFANTDATELGTATAVEALKRANVKAEDVDHVIYGNVIQSNVNAAYLARHIGLNAGVPQEVPALTLNRLCGSGAQAVVSAAQHILLGEADIVLAGGAENMSMSPYANFTQRFSKAKMGPMQFEDMLLATLTDQYTGSGMGMTAEKLAEQYGISREAQDEFAVESNQRATRAATGGQFDEETVGVEVKTRKGTVVVDKDEHIKPDANTEGLSKLRPSFKKDGSVTAGNASGINDGAASLVVAGEDAVKKHGLSPVARIVSWHIAGVDPTIMGIGPVPAIRRALEKAELTIDDIDLVEVNEAFAAQYLAVEKELGLDRSKVNVNGGAIALGHPVGASGARILLSAAYELKRRGGKYAVASLCIGGGQGIAVVIEHD from the coding sequence ATGAAACATGTATATCTAGTAGATGGTGCAAGAACGGCATTCGGGGCATTCGGCGGGTCGTTTGCGAATACAGATGCGACAGAGCTCGGCACAGCAACAGCGGTGGAAGCGCTCAAAAGAGCGAATGTCAAAGCGGAAGATGTGGATCATGTCATTTACGGCAATGTCATCCAGTCGAATGTCAATGCAGCTTATCTTGCGCGCCATATCGGATTGAATGCAGGCGTTCCCCAGGAAGTGCCGGCCCTGACCTTGAACCGGCTTTGCGGATCCGGTGCGCAGGCGGTCGTTTCCGCAGCGCAGCATATTTTGCTCGGCGAAGCGGATATCGTCCTGGCTGGCGGCGCGGAGAATATGTCGATGTCGCCTTATGCGAACTTCACACAGCGTTTCAGCAAGGCGAAGATGGGGCCGATGCAGTTTGAGGATATGCTGCTCGCGACGCTGACCGACCAATATACGGGCAGCGGGATGGGGATGACAGCCGAGAAACTGGCGGAGCAATACGGTATTTCCCGTGAAGCCCAAGATGAATTTGCGGTCGAATCAAACCAGCGGGCAACTAGAGCGGCAACTGGCGGACAGTTTGACGAAGAAACTGTCGGCGTCGAAGTGAAAACGCGAAAAGGCACGGTTGTGGTCGATAAAGACGAACACATCAAACCGGATGCCAATACGGAGGGCTTATCGAAACTGCGCCCGTCGTTCAAGAAAGACGGTTCTGTCACAGCGGGCAATGCTTCAGGCATCAATGACGGTGCGGCGTCTCTTGTTGTGGCGGGGGAAGATGCAGTCAAAAAGCATGGCTTATCGCCTGTCGCCCGCATCGTGTCCTGGCATATTGCCGGCGTCGATCCGACGATCATGGGCATCGGCCCGGTCCCTGCCATCCGCCGTGCACTGGAAAAAGCGGAATTGACGATTGATGATATCGATTTGGTCGAAGTGAACGAAGCGTTCGCGGCGCAATATTTGGCAGTGGAAAAAGAGCTCGGGCTGGATCGTTCAAAAGTGAACGTCAACGGTGGGGCGATTGCGCTTGGCCATCCGGTTGGCGCGAGCGGCGCACGTATCTTGCTGTCAGCGGCTTATGAATTGAAGCGGCGCGGCGGAAAATATGCAGTCGCGAGCCTATGCATCGGCGGTGGACAGGGAATTGCGGTGGTGATTGAACATGACTAA
- a CDS encoding short-chain fatty acid transporter: MENGRNTERDPVLEKQQNNPLAKVANVFAKIAEKWLPDAFVFAVLLTAIAFIAGVLFTDSGPIDMMRHWGDGMWGLLTFTAQIITTFVLSYALALTPTVSKALEKIAGIPKGPNSAILMVTFTALGASLISWAFGLVVAGIIAKLVAKKVRDVDYRVLVAAGYSGFLIWEGGLSSSPALFVATAGHVFEGDIGIVPISETLLSAVNIAIVVILFFTLPFVMRFIHPRNPEDRYLVDPARLEDPVTEEAVQDHEDYPNDKIEKSRLIPLIGGFLGLSYLINHFYMNGFSLDLNTVNLIFLTAALLMFGNVRELTAGLLKSVSSVGQFVLQYPFYAGIMGMLGASGLAVMMSNFFIDISNETTLPLFTFLSAGILNIFIPSGGGQWAVQAPIMLPAALEMGVDPAKIVMAVAWGDSWTNMIQPFWAIPLLAIAGLKIRDIMGYTMIALIYGGLVIGACLLIF; encoded by the coding sequence ATGGAAAATGGAAGAAATACGGAGAGAGATCCAGTTTTAGAGAAACAGCAGAACAATCCGCTCGCCAAAGTAGCGAATGTGTTCGCCAAAATCGCCGAGAAATGGCTGCCGGATGCATTCGTATTCGCGGTATTGCTGACGGCGATCGCATTTATTGCAGGGGTGCTCTTTACGGATTCCGGGCCGATCGATATGATGCGCCATTGGGGAGACGGCATGTGGGGCCTTTTGACTTTTACGGCCCAGATCATCACGACCTTCGTATTGAGTTATGCTCTGGCTTTGACGCCGACCGTTTCGAAGGCGCTTGAGAAAATCGCCGGCATCCCTAAAGGGCCGAATTCCGCGATTTTGATGGTGACTTTCACGGCGCTTGGCGCGTCTCTCATCAGCTGGGCTTTCGGCCTTGTCGTGGCGGGCATCATCGCGAAACTGGTCGCAAAGAAAGTGCGCGACGTCGATTACCGTGTGCTCGTCGCTGCAGGATATTCAGGGTTTTTGATCTGGGAAGGCGGCTTGTCTTCTTCACCAGCACTATTTGTCGCGACCGCAGGGCACGTGTTTGAAGGGGATATCGGAATTGTCCCGATATCGGAGACGCTATTATCGGCAGTGAATATTGCGATTGTCGTAATCCTCTTCTTCACGCTTCCTTTCGTCATGCGCTTTATCCATCCGCGCAATCCGGAAGACCGCTATTTGGTAGATCCGGCGCGTTTGGAAGACCCGGTCACAGAAGAAGCCGTACAAGATCATGAGGATTATCCAAACGACAAAATCGAGAAGTCCCGCCTCATTCCATTGATTGGCGGATTCCTCGGCTTAAGTTATTTGATCAACCATTTCTATATGAATGGCTTCTCGCTCGATTTGAATACAGTCAACTTGATCTTCTTGACGGCCGCGCTTCTCATGTTCGGAAATGTCCGGGAGCTGACAGCAGGATTATTGAAATCCGTCAGCAGCGTCGGCCAGTTCGTGCTTCAATATCCGTTCTATGCAGGGATTATGGGCATGCTCGGTGCGTCAGGGCTGGCTGTCATGATGTCGAATTTCTTCATTGATATTTCAAATGAAACGACCTTGCCTCTCTTTACCTTCTTATCGGCAGGAATATTGAACATCTTCATCCCGTCAGGCGGCGGACAATGGGCGGTTCAGGCACCGATCATGCTTCCGGCCGCGCTTGAAATGGGCGTCGATCCGGCGAAAATCGTCATGGCTGTCGCTTGGGGAGATAGCTGGACGAATATGATCCAGCCGTTCTGGGCTATTCCGCTGCTCGCGATTGCCGGCTTGAAAATCCGCGACATCATGGGCTACACGATGATCGCCTTGATTTATGGCGGCTTGGTCATCGGTGCCTGCTTGCTGATTTTCTAA
- a CDS encoding phosphotransferase family protein, giving the protein MSEATPNTKKTQEVDWQKVERSLRNAMPDLPQGEMTVRQFSEGYSNLTYLLQIGDWEGVLRRPPFGEIPPKAHDMEREFKMLEKVHPVFPLAPEPYVYCEDPEVMDKHFYVMEKKQGLVIDEELPEVYGSPEQAGPVISKNVISTLVQLQAIDYKEAGLAEMGKPEGFMERQVKGWIKRYHNAKTDDVEGLKELEQWLTANIPVNEETTIVHNDFKLNNMVIDEESPGLATGVLDWELSTIGDPLSDVGSTLAYWGQAEDADIGINIISSQPGFYSRKEFVEEYAKQSGRDVSNINYYLAFGFYKLAGILQQIYYRWKNGEIEDERFRHLNKAVANLIDMANRTRRGEVL; this is encoded by the coding sequence ATGAGCGAGGCAACACCGAACACGAAAAAAACACAGGAAGTCGATTGGCAGAAAGTCGAGCGTTCCCTGCGAAATGCAATGCCGGACTTGCCACAAGGCGAGATGACGGTCCGCCAATTTTCTGAAGGCTATTCGAACCTCACGTACTTGTTGCAGATTGGAGACTGGGAAGGTGTATTGAGGCGTCCGCCTTTTGGGGAGATTCCGCCTAAAGCGCATGATATGGAGCGCGAATTCAAGATGCTCGAAAAAGTGCATCCGGTTTTCCCGCTTGCCCCTGAACCCTATGTATATTGTGAAGATCCGGAAGTGATGGACAAGCATTTTTATGTCATGGAGAAAAAACAGGGGCTCGTCATCGATGAAGAACTTCCGGAAGTGTACGGAAGCCCGGAACAAGCAGGGCCGGTCATTTCAAAAAATGTCATTTCGACATTGGTCCAGCTGCAGGCGATCGATTACAAAGAAGCCGGGCTCGCCGAGATGGGCAAACCGGAAGGATTCATGGAGCGCCAAGTGAAGGGCTGGATCAAACGCTATCATAATGCAAAAACCGATGATGTCGAAGGGCTTAAAGAGCTGGAGCAATGGCTCACGGCAAATATCCCCGTTAATGAAGAAACGACGATTGTCCATAATGACTTCAAATTGAACAATATGGTGATTGATGAAGAAAGCCCAGGGCTGGCAACGGGCGTTCTCGACTGGGAACTGTCGACGATCGGCGACCCACTTAGCGATGTCGGGTCGACTTTGGCCTATTGGGGCCAGGCGGAAGACGCAGACATCGGCATCAATATCATCTCGAGCCAGCCAGGCTTTTACAGCCGCAAGGAATTCGTGGAAGAGTATGCCAAGCAAAGCGGACGCGACGTGTCGAATATCAACTATTATCTAGCGTTCGGGTTTTACAAACTGGCCGGAATTTTGCAGCAAATCTATTACCGCTGGAAAAACGGCGAAATTGAAGATGAGCGTTTCCGCCATTTGAATAAAGCGGTCGCGAACTTGATCGATATGGCGAACCGGACGCGCAGGGGAGAAGTGTTATAA
- a CDS encoding 2-phosphosulfolactate phosphatase produces the protein MRKIHVITQKEAVREERLAGCTAAVIDVFLATSTIIFLLDRNYEPVHAVLGSEQALELSKLQEAEHLLLGESKGEGLKGFDYPDPCALEHSPERQAAIICSTNGTIAIEKAKNAKRLYISSLVNGHRVAERIHQEQDGSSIVLVCSGNDDRFSMEDFIGAGQLVEHLHNRGGYELSDAAKLAQKAYRNSHAESFNELLDSETANLLKRFNFPEAAEFVIRHHEKLDVVPVYEDGMIVKERKQVRNAE, from the coding sequence ATGAGAAAAATACACGTCATCACCCAGAAGGAAGCGGTGAGGGAAGAGCGGCTTGCAGGATGCACAGCCGCAGTGATCGATGTGTTCCTGGCGACGTCGACAATCATTTTTCTATTGGACCGCAATTACGAGCCGGTGCATGCGGTTCTCGGAAGCGAGCAGGCGCTTGAATTGTCAAAGTTGCAAGAGGCAGAGCATCTATTGCTCGGTGAATCGAAAGGCGAAGGGCTCAAAGGTTTTGATTACCCTGATCCGTGCGCGTTAGAACACAGTCCGGAGCGGCAGGCGGCGATTATTTGCTCGACGAACGGCACGATCGCCATTGAAAAAGCGAAAAACGCAAAGAGATTATACATTTCTTCCTTGGTGAACGGTCACCGTGTAGCTGAACGCATCCACCAGGAGCAGGACGGCTCATCGATTGTGCTCGTCTGTTCAGGAAATGATGACCGTTTCTCGATGGAAGATTTTATCGGTGCCGGCCAATTGGTCGAACATCTGCACAATCGGGGAGGCTATGAGCTGTCGGATGCTGCGAAGCTTGCCCAAAAAGCGTATCGCAATTCTCATGCGGAAAGCTTCAACGAATTACTGGACAGCGAAACGGCGAATTTGCTCAAGCGCTTTAATTTTCCTGAAGCGGCAGAGTTCGTCATCCGCCATCACGAAAAGCTGGATGTGGTGCCGGTCTATGAAGATGGCATGATCGTCAAAGAGCGCAAGCAAGTGAGAAATGCAGAATAA
- a CDS encoding 3-hydroxybutyryl-CoA dehydrogenase yields the protein MERLAVIGAGTMGNGIAQVGAEGGMDVILYDLDPAGLERGMQRIDKTLRRNVEKGRMTEEQRETVWERIRPSTDINDLKEMDIVIEAIIEKLEPKKELFEKLNRICQAQTIFATNTSGLSITEMAASSGRSAQVVGMHFFNPVPIMKLVEIIRAEQTSDETFERAHEIAQRFNKTAISVKEAPLFAVNRILTPMINEAVFVLMEGIASAEDIDKGMELGANHPIGPLALADLIGLDTMLFVAETLYEETKDSKYRPAPLMKQYVRAGKLGRKSGEGFFKYE from the coding sequence ATGGAGCGATTGGCAGTAATCGGCGCCGGGACAATGGGGAACGGGATCGCGCAAGTCGGTGCAGAAGGCGGCATGGACGTCATTTTATATGATCTCGATCCGGCAGGGCTGGAACGCGGGATGCAGCGTATCGACAAAACGCTGCGCCGCAATGTCGAAAAAGGGCGCATGACCGAAGAACAGCGTGAAACCGTCTGGGAGCGGATCCGCCCCAGCACGGATATCAATGACTTAAAAGAGATGGATATCGTCATCGAAGCAATCATCGAAAAACTCGAACCGAAAAAGGAATTATTCGAAAAGCTCAATCGCATTTGCCAAGCGCAGACGATTTTCGCAACGAATACGTCGGGCTTGAGCATTACGGAGATGGCTGCAAGCTCGGGCCGCAGCGCACAAGTCGTCGGCATGCATTTCTTCAACCCGGTGCCGATCATGAAACTGGTCGAAATCATCCGGGCCGAACAGACGAGCGATGAAACCTTCGAGCGGGCGCACGAAATTGCACAGCGCTTCAACAAGACCGCGATTTCGGTGAAGGAAGCGCCTTTATTTGCAGTAAACCGGATCTTGACGCCGATGATCAACGAAGCGGTCTTTGTGTTGATGGAAGGGATCGCTTCGGCTGAAGATATCGATAAGGGCATGGAGCTTGGCGCAAACCATCCGATCGGACCGCTCGCTTTGGCTGATTTGATCGGTCTCGATACGATGCTGTTTGTAGCCGAAACACTTTACGAGGAAACGAAAGACTCGAAATACAGGCCGGCACCTTTGATGAAACAATACGTGCGCGCCGGCAAGCTCGGCAGAAAGTCGGGAGAAGGATTCTTCAAATACGAATGA
- a CDS encoding SDR family NAD(P)-dependent oxidoreductase, which yields MEEFSYPSFDLTGQKALVTGGSKGIGLAIAAGLAHAGAKVLITGRDETVLKEAADEMKALKLDVSWKSADVTSKQAVSELFEFIDADFGGVDILVNNAGMNIRKPLVEVEEEDWDLVLGTNLKGIFLVGQQAAKRMIGQKSGCIINISSIMGQVGNPLQTSYAASKGGINQLTKVWAAELAEHNIRVNALAPAYIKTPMTEPFLKDPERLEKLVSRTMLKRMGEAGEMIGPALFLASEASSYVTGQILYVDGGWTAN from the coding sequence GTGGAGGAATTTAGCTATCCAAGCTTCGACCTGACCGGGCAAAAAGCACTCGTTACCGGAGGCAGCAAAGGCATCGGCCTGGCCATTGCAGCTGGGCTCGCCCATGCCGGTGCTAAAGTGCTCATTACCGGACGCGATGAAACAGTGCTCAAGGAAGCGGCGGATGAAATGAAAGCCCTAAAACTGGATGTTTCCTGGAAGTCTGCGGACGTAACATCGAAACAAGCCGTCTCCGAATTATTCGAATTCATCGATGCTGATTTCGGGGGAGTGGACATTCTCGTCAATAATGCCGGAATGAACATACGTAAGCCACTTGTAGAAGTGGAGGAAGAAGACTGGGACCTGGTGCTCGGTACCAATTTAAAAGGCATCTTCCTGGTCGGCCAGCAAGCCGCAAAGCGGATGATCGGCCAAAAAAGCGGCTGCATCATCAATATTTCTTCTATTATGGGGCAAGTTGGCAATCCGCTCCAGACGAGCTATGCGGCAAGTAAAGGCGGGATCAACCAATTGACGAAAGTGTGGGCAGCGGAACTCGCTGAACATAATATCCGCGTCAACGCCTTGGCGCCCGCTTATATCAAAACACCGATGACAGAACCGTTTCTAAAGGATCCGGAACGGCTGGAAAAATTGGTCAGCAGAACCATGCTGAAGCGGATGGGTGAAGCGGGCGAGATGATCGGGCCGGCTTTATTCCTGGCATCGGAAGCATCCAGCTATGTGACGGGACAGATTCTTTATGTAGATGGCGGATGGACCGCCAATTAG